One genomic window of Bacteroides sp. includes the following:
- a CDS encoding lipoprotein signal peptidase, which produces MILKKKHIPWVIILLVLLIDQVLKILVKTQMTMGQSIPVLGNWFYLHFTENNGMAFGLEFSGQYGKLFLSLFRIVALVFIGWYTHKLIKKDAPAGLLVCMGLIFAGAMGNIIDSAFYGMIFSESYFNQVAVLFPEGGGYGTFLHGKVVDMFYFPLIRGYYPSWFPFWAGQEFIFFRPVFNVADASITLGVFSLLIFQKRLFAFEHQNTEPKESEKPAEEVANEPHAKPVPEDFSEEQAS; this is translated from the coding sequence ATTATCTTGAAAAAGAAGCATATTCCCTGGGTCATTATTCTGCTTGTTTTGCTGATTGATCAGGTGCTGAAGATCCTGGTGAAGACTCAAATGACAATGGGTCAAAGCATCCCGGTGCTGGGTAACTGGTTCTATCTTCATTTTACTGAAAACAACGGGATGGCCTTTGGGCTCGAATTTTCGGGACAATACGGAAAGTTGTTTCTGAGTCTTTTCCGCATTGTTGCCCTGGTTTTTATTGGCTGGTACACCCATAAACTGATAAAAAAAGATGCCCCGGCAGGCCTGTTGGTCTGTATGGGGTTGATTTTTGCCGGAGCCATGGGCAATATCATTGATAGTGCTTTTTATGGCATGATCTTCAGCGAAAGCTATTTTAACCAGGTTGCCGTTTTATTTCCCGAAGGCGGAGGCTATGGTACTTTCCTCCACGGAAAGGTGGTCGATATGTTTTATTTTCCCCTCATCCGTGGTTACTATCCTTCGTGGTTCCCCTTCTGGGCAGGACAGGAGTTTATTTTTTTCCGACCGGTATTTAATGTGGCTGATGCCTCGATTACCCTTGGCGTATTTTCTTTACTGATTTTTCAGAAGCGTCTTTTTGCCTTTGAACATCAGAATACGGAACCCAAAGAATCAGAAAAACCTGCAGAGGAAGTCGCCAATGAACCCCATGCAAAACCTGTTCCGGAAGACTTTTCGGAAGAACAGGCTTCTTGA
- a CDS encoding 4a-hydroxytetrahydrobiopterin dehydratase, whose protein sequence is MWKKENDQLVKKFEFRDFTEAFAFMTRVAFLAEKQNHHPEWKNIYNKVEIRLSTHDAGNVVTEKDRKLATAIDALL, encoded by the coding sequence ATGTGGAAAAAAGAAAACGACCAACTGGTTAAGAAATTTGAGTTCAGGGATTTCACAGAAGCCTTTGCATTTATGACGCGTGTGGCCTTTCTGGCAGAAAAGCAAAATCACCACCCCGAGTGGAAAAACATTTATAATAAGGTGGAAATCCGGCTTTCTACGCACGATGCAGGAAATGTAGTTACAGAAAAAGACCGTAAACTGGCCACAGCCATTGACGCCCTCTTGTAA
- a CDS encoding polysaccharide biosynthesis C-terminal domain-containing protein, with product MAVHPIKRLAGQTVIYGLSSIVGRLLNYLLVPLYTHLIFETQEYGVVTLMYSYVAFLLVILTYGMETAFFRFYENNPDNRLSVFSTTLFSILTTSSLFILLTNVFKQPIATSLGFGSHPEYIAWMGIIVGLDAIAAIPFARLRAENKPLKFALIKFVNIGVNIGLNLFLLLFCPWVMEQGPESIRPFISGFYDPGMGVGYVFISNLVATIVTLLLLIPVMLRSRLDFSGPLLRSMLLYSLPLMVAGLAGVINESLDKILLKYLLPEDIAMSQVGIYGACYKISIMMTIFIQAFRFAAEPFFFAQAAKKGAPELYAQVMKYFVIACLFIFLGIMLYIDIVQHFIGEAYREGLAVVPILLLANMFLGIYFNLSIWYKLTGQTRYGAWIAIIGAVITILLNIWWIPVWGYYGSAWATLACYFLMTLLSYLWGQKFFHVPYELKKLSLFILAALAVYFVSLLTASFPAAEKYAIAFALLGVFSLLILLIDRSLKDQVKRMITFK from the coding sequence ATGGCGGTCCACCCCATTAAACGTCTGGCAGGACAAACGGTCATTTATGGCCTGAGCAGTATTGTTGGCCGGCTCTTGAATTACTTGCTGGTACCGCTGTATACCCACCTGATCTTTGAAACGCAGGAATATGGGGTGGTCACACTGATGTATTCCTACGTGGCTTTCCTGTTGGTAATCCTGACCTATGGCATGGAAACGGCCTTTTTCAGGTTTTATGAAAACAACCCTGATAACCGCCTCTCCGTCTTCAGCACCACCTTGTTTTCTATCCTGACGACTTCATCGTTATTTATCCTCCTTACCAATGTTTTCAAACAACCCATTGCCACCTCCCTGGGTTTTGGCAGTCATCCTGAATACATTGCCTGGATGGGGATCATCGTGGGTCTCGATGCCATTGCTGCCATTCCGTTTGCACGTCTGAGGGCAGAAAACAAACCACTTAAGTTTGCCCTCATTAAATTTGTGAATATTGGTGTAAATATCGGGCTTAATTTATTTTTGCTGTTATTCTGTCCTTGGGTGATGGAGCAGGGCCCCGAAAGCATCAGGCCGTTCATTTCCGGATTTTATGACCCAGGCATGGGGGTTGGTTATGTGTTTATTTCCAACTTGGTGGCCACTATTGTAACCTTGTTGTTATTAATACCGGTTATGCTTCGAAGCCGGTTAGACTTCTCGGGGCCTTTGCTCAGGAGCATGCTGTTGTATTCCCTTCCGTTAATGGTTGCAGGCCTGGCAGGGGTGATTAATGAATCGCTCGATAAGATTCTGCTAAAATATTTGCTGCCCGAGGACATTGCCATGTCACAGGTGGGGATTTACGGCGCCTGCTATAAGATCTCTATCATGATGACTATTTTTATTCAGGCCTTCCGTTTTGCGGCAGAGCCATTTTTCTTCGCGCAGGCAGCCAAAAAAGGTGCCCCTGAATTGTATGCACAAGTGATGAAATATTTTGTCATTGCTTGCCTTTTTATTTTCCTGGGCATCATGCTTTATATTGACATTGTTCAGCATTTTATCGGGGAGGCCTACCGTGAGGGGCTTGCGGTAGTACCGATATTGCTTTTGGCAAATATGTTCCTGGGGATTTATTTTAACCTGTCCATTTGGTATAAACTCACAGGGCAAACCCGCTATGGTGCCTGGATCGCCATTATCGGAGCTGTGATTACCATTTTACTGAACATCTGGTGGATCCCAGTTTGGGGGTATTATGGCTCGGCCTGGGCCACATTAGCGTGCTATTTCCTGATGACATTGCTTTCCTATTTATGGGGGCAGAAATTTTTCCATGTTCCCTATGAGTTGAAAAAGCTCAGCCTCTTTATCCTTGCCGCACTGGCTGTTTATTTTGTTAGTTTGCTGACAGCATCTTTCCCTGCTGCAGAAAAATATGCCATAGCTTTTGCTCTGCTCGGCGTTTTTTCCCTTTTGATCCTTTTGATTGACCGTTCGTTGAAGGATCAGGTAAAAAGGATGATTACATTTAAATGA
- a CDS encoding KamA family protein, translating to MSEVKTSYIEKVEAMEITSHARNILSKLLAENPELHALLDIAQNEQELTDGVKRIVLSYMNDRPQALAYYRGAVQGREAMEQLSWQDMAAIRLLDYAEHSGKEFKDLNLRGRKIYIHPYQILWKAVKTGKGGAKSAFFKDMLELFRQFRGHSKRHLPSREQVLEWMERFPSGLDPRVVKIREENKRRIINILIRKMENKEITSKRFVLPDEISHEEKVKLVEQWWDNHLFHLRFAIRDPDLLNEMLDHSLDAETMDVLYKARERGIPFFINPYYLSLLNTQNVPEFVRYKDQAIRYYVIYSKQLVEEFGHIVAWEKEDIVEPGKPNAAGWILPTRHNVHRRYPEVAILIPDTMGRACGGLCASCQRMYDFQRGRLNFNLDKLLPKDSWEVKLQQIMQYWEEDASLRDILITGGDALMSRDDSLQKILDAVYDMALRKKEKNKERPNGQKFAEILRIRLGTRLPAYLPQRITPSLTKLLADFKAKASAIGIKQFVIQTHFQSPMEITPEAKLGISRLISAGWIVTNQLVFTSPASKRGHTAKLRQVLNDIGVLPYYTFSVKGYRENSFKFATNARAVQEQHEEKIIGFIPLKERKRIRNFPLDAENMIEHIDQLRKEAGIPFLATDRNVLNLPGVGKSMTFRVIGITRHGRRILEFDHDHTRSHSPIINKIGKFVIIESKSISNYLDQLANMGEDVTEYNSLWGYSLGETEPRMSIYLYPDYEFDLTDQITNFGG from the coding sequence ATGAGTGAAGTTAAAACCAGTTATATTGAAAAGGTGGAGGCAATGGAAATCACCTCTCATGCAAGAAATATTTTAAGCAAATTATTGGCAGAAAATCCAGAATTACATGCTTTGCTTGATATTGCGCAAAATGAGCAGGAATTGACCGATGGGGTAAAGCGAATAGTACTGAGTTACATGAATGACCGCCCGCAGGCCTTGGCCTATTATAGGGGAGCGGTTCAGGGACGTGAGGCAATGGAACAACTCAGCTGGCAGGATATGGCAGCCATCCGTTTGCTTGATTATGCTGAGCATTCCGGAAAAGAATTTAAAGACCTGAACTTGCGGGGGCGCAAGATTTATATTCATCCTTATCAAATTCTTTGGAAGGCGGTAAAAACAGGTAAGGGGGGAGCCAAGTCGGCCTTTTTCAAGGATATGCTTGAGCTGTTCAGGCAGTTCCGCGGGCATTCCAAACGTCACCTGCCTTCCCGCGAACAAGTGCTGGAATGGATGGAACGTTTTCCTTCGGGCTTAGATCCCCGGGTCGTGAAGATCAGGGAAGAGAACAAACGCCGGATTATTAACATCCTGATCCGTAAAATGGAGAATAAAGAGATTACCAGCAAGCGTTTTGTCCTTCCGGATGAAATTAGCCATGAGGAAAAAGTCAAACTTGTTGAACAGTGGTGGGATAATCATCTCTTTCACCTGCGGTTTGCTATTCGGGATCCTGACTTGCTGAACGAGATGCTTGATCATTCGCTGGATGCGGAGACCATGGATGTGCTTTATAAGGCCAGGGAGAGGGGAATCCCGTTTTTTATTAATCCCTATTACCTTTCTTTGCTGAATACCCAAAATGTGCCAGAGTTTGTCCGTTATAAGGATCAGGCGATCCGCTATTATGTGATTTATTCGAAGCAGTTGGTAGAGGAGTTTGGACACATTGTTGCCTGGGAAAAAGAAGATATTGTAGAACCTGGCAAACCCAATGCTGCTGGCTGGATCCTTCCAACGAGGCACAACGTGCACCGGCGCTATCCTGAAGTGGCCATACTCATTCCTGACACCATGGGCAGGGCCTGCGGGGGTTTATGTGCTTCATGCCAACGTATGTATGACTTCCAGCGTGGACGGTTGAATTTTAACCTCGATAAACTTTTGCCCAAAGACAGTTGGGAGGTGAAACTTCAGCAGATCATGCAGTATTGGGAAGAGGATGCAAGTTTGCGCGATATCCTGATTACGGGAGGGGATGCCCTGATGAGCCGGGATGATTCGCTGCAGAAGATCCTGGATGCAGTTTATGATATGGCTCTTAGGAAAAAGGAAAAGAACAAAGAAAGGCCCAACGGACAAAAATTCGCAGAAATTTTGAGGATACGGCTGGGAACTCGGTTACCAGCTTACTTGCCGCAGCGTATTACCCCTTCGCTAACCAAACTGTTGGCCGACTTCAAAGCCAAGGCTTCTGCCATCGGTATCAAACAATTTGTGATTCAGACGCATTTTCAATCACCCATGGAGATCACCCCTGAGGCAAAACTTGGGATTTCCCGCCTTATAAGCGCAGGCTGGATTGTGACCAACCAATTGGTGTTTACATCCCCGGCTTCTAAAAGGGGGCATACAGCCAAACTGCGTCAGGTGCTGAATGATATTGGGGTGCTGCCCTATTATACTTTTTCGGTGAAGGGTTACAGGGAGAATAGTTTTAAGTTTGCCACCAATGCCCGGGCTGTTCAGGAGCAACATGAAGAGAAAATTATTGGCTTTATTCCCCTTAAGGAACGGAAAAGGATTAGGAACTTTCCACTGGATGCAGAAAACATGATTGAACATATTGACCAATTGCGTAAAGAAGCGGGTATTCCCTTCCTGGCAACAGATCGCAACGTACTAAACCTTCCGGGAGTGGGGAAAAGCATGACTTTCCGTGTGATTGGCATTACCAGGCATGGCAGAAGAATCCTGGAGTTTGACCATGATCATACAAGGAGCCACAGTCCCATTATCAACAAGATAGGAAAGTTTGTGATCATTGAGTCAAAATCCATCTCCAATTATCTCGATCAACTGGCAAACATGGGCGAAGACGTCACCGAATACAATAGCCTTTGGGGGTATTCCCTGGGTGAAACGGAGCCCCGCATGTCGATTTATTTGTATCCGGATTATGAATTTGATCTCACCGATCAAATCACTAATTTCGGGGGTTAA
- a CDS encoding ABC transporter permease, whose translation MWKHYLKTGFRNLYRQKIYSLINILGLSTGLASFILILLFLQNELSYERHIPGSENIYRLVEIQRPAGIDVQHVAITSGPWAAELRNSLPEVKDALRLMPVWGGLYRVDDKVFGEQYAYYAEQQVFRFFNLTLVAGDPETILSELHTAVISERIADNYFNSRDVIGKTFRYGNQPYRVTGLMAESTGNSHLKFEILLSFSSAEEILPDLKNWGNNYLSTYVMLREGVDKEHAEENLHKMIDLQMNSMGMEDAPRPDMYLQPLREIHLKSQHIKFSIYNTRGDIKLIYLFSLVAFLILLIACINFINLSTARSAKRAMEVGIRKVLGAGPQNLIFQFIGESVIMVFLALIIAIGLVEIILPDFNALLETSLNIDFVGNWIFNLGLIVLLLLVGLLAGTYPAFYLSRFQPVAVLKNASSSSKTPAGILRKILVVFQFGISSILVLITLVIFNQWHYMVHKDLGVNYQNVLSMYIQQDGVDEIKMATLKNDLLSHPAFVEVAIASGTNGVAGSQGPVNAIDSVLIPLMVRYGYVDHDYFTVMEIPVVMGRNFNPDYGTDRSQAVIINQAAVRALNWSDPIGRKFQSPFNPEENLEVIGVVQDYNYYSLHGIIEPAFYLTNPERLRTIVARYNQAQRDQALEHAREVWAEYFPGLPFEPEFANENLERQYRAEANTMKVFTYFSMLCMIISALGLYGLTSYVAEQKRREIGIRKVHGAGIRDIIVFLQKDFMVLVLIAFAIAAPIGFIFASNWLNNFAYRIKMQWWHFGIALAVVSLVAFLTVIYHALKAAKANPVESMKYE comes from the coding sequence ATGTGGAAGCATTATTTAAAGACTGGGTTCAGGAATTTATATCGCCAGAAAATTTACTCGCTGATTAATATCCTGGGGTTAAGTACAGGTCTTGCCAGCTTTATTCTCATTCTGCTTTTTCTTCAGAACGAACTTTCTTACGAGCGACACATTCCCGGCTCAGAGAACATTTACCGGCTGGTGGAGATTCAAAGGCCTGCTGGTATTGATGTTCAACACGTGGCCATTACCAGTGGCCCCTGGGCTGCAGAACTTCGCAACAGCCTCCCTGAAGTAAAAGACGCCCTTCGATTAATGCCTGTCTGGGGAGGATTATATCGTGTGGATGACAAGGTATTCGGGGAACAATATGCCTATTACGCCGAGCAGCAGGTATTTCGTTTTTTTAATTTGACCCTGGTTGCTGGTGATCCTGAAACCATCCTGTCGGAGTTGCATACTGCTGTAATTTCAGAACGCATTGCCGACAATTATTTCAACTCCCGCGATGTAATAGGAAAAACCTTCAGGTACGGCAATCAACCCTACCGTGTCACGGGCCTTATGGCAGAATCAACAGGCAACTCACACCTGAAATTCGAGATCCTGCTCAGTTTTAGCAGTGCTGAAGAGATTCTTCCCGATCTGAAAAACTGGGGAAATAACTACCTTTCCACCTATGTGATGCTAAGGGAAGGGGTGGATAAAGAGCACGCGGAGGAGAACTTGCATAAAATGATCGATTTGCAGATGAATTCAATGGGAATGGAAGATGCACCTAGGCCTGACATGTACCTGCAGCCTCTGCGCGAAATTCACCTGAAATCGCAGCATATTAAATTCAGCATATACAATACCCGGGGAGACATCAAGCTTATTTACCTGTTCTCACTGGTGGCCTTCCTAATCCTGCTGATAGCTTGCATTAACTTCATCAATCTTTCGACAGCCCGCTCAGCCAAAAGGGCTATGGAAGTCGGGATCAGAAAAGTGCTGGGTGCCGGGCCCCAGAACCTAATCTTCCAGTTTATCGGTGAGTCGGTCATTATGGTTTTTCTTGCCCTGATCATTGCCATAGGCCTGGTAGAGATTATTCTTCCGGATTTCAACGCCTTGCTCGAAACCAGTTTGAATATTGATTTCGTTGGCAATTGGATCTTCAACCTGGGGCTTATTGTCTTGTTGCTGCTGGTTGGCTTGCTTGCAGGAACCTATCCGGCTTTTTATCTTAGTCGTTTTCAACCGGTGGCGGTATTAAAGAATGCCTCATCCAGCAGCAAAACCCCCGCAGGAATTCTCAGAAAAATTCTGGTGGTCTTTCAGTTTGGCATATCCTCCATTCTAGTACTAATAACCCTTGTCATTTTCAACCAATGGCATTATATGGTTCACAAGGATCTGGGGGTCAACTACCAGAATGTCCTTTCAATGTATATCCAGCAGGATGGGGTGGATGAAATAAAAATGGCCACCTTAAAAAATGACTTGCTGTCCCATCCTGCTTTTGTGGAGGTAGCAATAGCCAGCGGTACCAATGGCGTGGCAGGAAGCCAGGGACCAGTAAATGCCATCGACAGTGTACTGATTCCCTTGATGGTGCGCTACGGCTACGTAGACCATGATTACTTTACCGTCATGGAGATTCCGGTCGTTATGGGAAGGAATTTCAACCCGGATTACGGGACAGACCGGTCACAAGCAGTAATAATCAACCAGGCAGCTGTCAGGGCCTTGAACTGGAGTGACCCCATAGGACGAAAATTCCAGAGTCCTTTCAACCCGGAGGAGAACCTGGAAGTGATTGGGGTGGTGCAAGATTATAACTATTATTCACTGCATGGCATCATAGAACCGGCTTTTTATCTTACCAATCCTGAACGGCTAAGAACCATTGTGGCCAGATATAATCAAGCCCAGCGTGACCAAGCCCTTGAACATGCACGGGAAGTTTGGGCAGAATATTTTCCAGGATTGCCTTTTGAGCCCGAGTTCGCCAATGAAAACCTGGAGCGCCAATATCGTGCAGAAGCCAACACAATGAAGGTTTTCACCTACTTTTCCATGCTTTGCATGATTATTTCAGCTCTGGGGCTTTATGGTCTAACGTCATACGTGGCCGAACAAAAAAGAAGGGAAATTGGTATAAGAAAGGTCCATGGTGCCGGAATCAGGGATATCATTGTATTTCTGCAGAAAGACTTCATGGTATTAGTGCTGATCGCCTTTGCCATTGCAGCACCCATTGGGTTCATCTTTGCCAGTAATTGGCTCAATAACTTTGCTTATCGCATCAAGATGCAGTGGTGGCATTTCGGTATTGCACTGGCAGTAGTATCACTGGTTGCTTTTCTGACCGTGATATACCACGCCTTAAAAGCCGCCAAGGCAAACCCGGTTGAATCAATGAAATACGAATAA
- a CDS encoding radical SAM protein, protein MNGFLFEQIVFGPIRSRRLGISLGLNLLPLNKKHCTFNCLYCECGWTLPQTDKAVFPGREEVREELGKKLASMQAKNAMLDAITFAGNGEPTIHPEFAEIIDDTIILRDQYYPKANISVLSNATKAGKPKVASALKKIEQNILKLDAGTEETFQKINNPKINISLEDILQNLRQFKGQMIIQTLFVKGHYRGVSFDNTTEEELTAWLRHLYELQPKLVMIYPIARATPAEDVEKIGPDKLWEIAQRVESLGIATEVYT, encoded by the coding sequence ATGAATGGTTTTTTGTTTGAACAAATTGTGTTTGGCCCCATCCGAAGCCGTCGCCTGGGTATTTCGCTTGGATTGAATTTGCTGCCGCTCAACAAAAAACACTGCACGTTCAATTGCCTTTACTGTGAGTGTGGCTGGACCTTGCCTCAAACGGATAAAGCGGTTTTTCCGGGGCGGGAAGAAGTCAGGGAAGAACTGGGAAAAAAGTTGGCCTCGATGCAGGCAAAGAACGCCATGCTCGACGCCATAACCTTTGCCGGCAACGGAGAACCAACCATTCATCCGGAATTTGCTGAAATTATTGATGATACTATAATCCTCAGAGATCAATATTACCCAAAGGCAAACATTTCCGTACTGAGCAATGCCACCAAAGCGGGGAAACCCAAGGTTGCTTCAGCCCTGAAAAAGATAGAACAGAACATCCTGAAACTCGATGCAGGAACAGAGGAGACTTTCCAAAAGATCAACAACCCAAAGATCAACATCAGCCTGGAGGATATTCTGCAAAACCTGAGGCAATTTAAGGGGCAGATGATCATTCAAACATTGTTTGTAAAAGGCCATTATCGGGGCGTGTCTTTCGACAACACGACCGAAGAGGAACTGACGGCCTGGCTGCGGCACCTTTATGAATTGCAACCAAAGCTGGTTATGATCTATCCCATCGCACGGGCAACGCCTGCTGAAGACGTTGAAAAAATTGGACCTGACAAGCTATGGGAGATCGCCCAGCGGGTTGAATCCCTGGGAATTGCCACAGAAGTATACACCTAA
- a CDS encoding M1 family aminopeptidase produces MRSAALISLFFVFLFPLKAQQINAIMPEAEQELHSCAHARSNTSRSGTYPQNELLWSYDVKYYGLDVEVDPNVNAIKGSVNILAVVTEELLGTFVLELLNNMQVDSIIMDDEILEFIHQGDELLIELPWTIQEGTWVNLTVYYQGSPESSGFFSGFSIGQTPYNKPVLWTLSEPLNARQWWPVKQVLEDKADSVMVRITTPNPFKAASNGLLIEVSNPTENSTAYTWKSNYPIAYYLVSLAVSEYAEYNFYTALGDEQEEMLVQNFIYNDPSYLIAQQENIDRTGDFLQIFSNLFGTYPFAQEKYGHANAPMGGGMEHQTMTTLSSFGADLVAHELAHQWFGDQVTCATWSDIWINEGFASYGEYLAREYLYDQSTAQTWLNSAYQNVLSAPDGSVYVPPLETNDVWRIFNGRLSYKKGAAILHMLRNEINDDPLFFEVLQIYREAFADSVATGDDFQMIAEQVTGKNWAYFFDQWYYGEGYPIFDIFWWTSNDTLYLRSIQQGSAAYPTFFKTSLEVRLQTTGLSPKLRFFQDQPDQTFTAYVGQPVLGLTFDPDAWLLKKSSVLQKVEEIAGNRVSVFPNPVRQKFNLYIENPEPGGTYRIFDTNGRLLQQGEIKGMNTEVSLTPQTGGNIYLLEVFSKIGREPVWVKLIRLD; encoded by the coding sequence ATGAGATCCGCTGCCTTAATTTCTCTCTTTTTTGTTTTTCTCTTTCCACTAAAAGCACAGCAGATCAATGCCATAATGCCTGAAGCAGAACAAGAACTCCATTCATGCGCCCATGCCCGCTCCAATACTTCAAGAAGCGGGACCTACCCCCAGAATGAACTGCTCTGGTCCTATGATGTAAAATATTACGGCCTCGATGTGGAAGTCGACCCCAATGTCAATGCCATCAAGGGAAGCGTGAATATCCTGGCCGTTGTCACAGAAGAACTCCTTGGCACCTTTGTTTTGGAATTGCTCAATAACATGCAGGTCGACAGCATCATTATGGATGATGAAATCCTTGAATTCATCCACCAGGGGGATGAGTTGCTGATTGAGCTGCCATGGACCATTCAGGAAGGAACATGGGTGAATTTAACTGTTTATTACCAAGGCTCACCTGAGTCTTCCGGTTTTTTCTCAGGGTTTTCCATCGGCCAAACACCCTATAATAAACCCGTTTTATGGACTTTAAGCGAGCCCCTGAATGCCCGCCAGTGGTGGCCTGTAAAACAGGTCCTTGAAGACAAGGCCGACAGCGTCATGGTTCGCATTACCACCCCAAATCCATTCAAGGCGGCATCCAATGGCCTTCTCATTGAGGTAAGTAATCCCACCGAAAACTCAACAGCATATACCTGGAAATCGAACTACCCCATTGCCTATTACCTGGTCTCGCTGGCTGTATCCGAATATGCCGAATATAACTTTTACACAGCCTTGGGTGATGAGCAGGAAGAAATGCTTGTGCAAAACTTCATTTACAATGATCCGTCTTATCTCATTGCGCAACAGGAAAACATTGACCGTACGGGTGATTTCCTTCAGATCTTTTCCAACCTGTTTGGCACTTATCCCTTCGCCCAGGAAAAGTATGGTCATGCCAATGCCCCTATGGGTGGAGGGATGGAGCACCAAACCATGACCACCCTGAGTTCTTTTGGCGCCGATCTGGTCGCACATGAACTGGCGCACCAATGGTTTGGAGACCAGGTGACATGCGCCACCTGGAGCGACATCTGGATCAATGAAGGGTTTGCCTCCTATGGAGAATACCTCGCCCGCGAGTACCTGTATGATCAGTCTACCGCACAAACCTGGCTCAATTCCGCTTATCAAAACGTGCTTAGCGCCCCGGATGGCAGTGTTTATGTCCCACCCTTGGAAACCAACGATGTCTGGCGTATCTTCAATGGTAGGCTCTCCTATAAAAAGGGCGCTGCCATCCTGCATATGCTCCGCAACGAAATCAATGACGACCCCCTGTTCTTCGAGGTACTTCAAATATATCGCGAGGCTTTTGCCGACAGTGTGGCTACCGGTGATGATTTTCAAATGATTGCAGAACAGGTTACGGGCAAAAACTGGGCGTATTTTTTTGACCAATGGTATTATGGAGAAGGTTACCCCATTTTCGATATCTTTTGGTGGACGAGCAATGACACCCTTTATTTGCGGTCGATTCAACAGGGCTCGGCTGCTTACCCCACTTTTTTCAAAACCAGCCTGGAGGTTCGCCTCCAAACAACAGGGCTCTCCCCTAAACTCAGGTTCTTCCAGGATCAGCCCGATCAGACTTTCACAGCTTATGTAGGACAGCCCGTGCTGGGCCTGACCTTTGACCCCGATGCCTGGCTGCTGAAAAAGTCCAGTGTTTTGCAAAAGGTGGAAGAAATCGCAGGGAATCGCGTAAGCGTATTTCCAAATCCGGTCAGACAAAAATTCAATCTGTATATAGAAAATCCGGAACCAGGGGGAACTTACAGAATCTTTGACACGAATGGCAGGTTACTGCAGCAAGGAGAAATTAAAGGAATGAACACCGAGGTGTCTTTGACCCCTCAGACAGGGGGAAACATTTACCTGTTGGAAGTTTTTTCCAAAATAGGCAGGGAACCCGTTTGGGTTAAACTCATTCGACTGGATTAA
- a CDS encoding lipoate--protein ligase — protein sequence MLCIKHPNTDPWFNLAAEEYVLKHFSDDVFMLWRNHNAIIVGKHQNTLAEINIDYVKEKSIKVVRRMSGGGAVFHDLGNLNFTFIMNGEEGHLVDFRKFTQPILDVLRKLDIDAKFEGRNDLTIGGLKFSGNAEHVYKQRVLHHGTLLFSSLMSDLSNALKVNPLKYKDKAVKSVRSRVTNISEHLKHELDVLQFRDLVMEHIMEIYADCELYDYSPEDLRQINELVKEKYSTWEWNYGYSPSYDLEKMIRTNGGFIEFHLNVEHGIIKNIKIYGDFFSRHEISEMESLLRDTRHDEAIILKKLKPLPFDDYFHNVLPEEFVKGLF from the coding sequence ATGCTTTGTATCAAACACCCCAATACCGACCCCTGGTTTAACCTGGCCGCTGAAGAATATGTTTTGAAACATTTCAGCGATGACGTTTTCATGTTGTGGCGAAACCACAATGCAATCATTGTGGGAAAGCACCAAAACACCCTGGCCGAGATTAATATTGATTATGTTAAGGAAAAAAGCATCAAGGTAGTCCGTCGCATGTCGGGAGGCGGTGCAGTATTTCATGACCTGGGGAATCTGAATTTTACCTTTATCATGAACGGAGAGGAAGGTCACCTGGTGGATTTCAGGAAATTTACGCAACCCATCCTTGACGTTTTAAGAAAACTGGATATTGATGCCAAATTCGAGGGGCGCAACGACCTGACCATTGGGGGATTGAAGTTTTCGGGCAACGCTGAGCATGTATACAAGCAACGGGTTCTTCATCACGGCACCCTGCTTTTCTCCTCCCTGATGAGCGACCTGAGCAATGCCCTGAAGGTGAACCCTCTCAAATACAAGGACAAAGCTGTTAAAAGCGTCAGAAGCCGGGTAACCAACATCAGTGAGCACCTGAAACATGAACTTGACGTATTGCAATTCCGCGACCTGGTCATGGAACATATCATGGAAATTTACGCGGATTGCGAATTATATGATTATTCACCAGAAGATCTCAGGCAAATCAATGAGTTGGTGAAGGAAAAATATTCAACCTGGGAATGGAATTACGGGTATTCGCCCAGCTATGACCTGGAGAAAATGATCAGAACCAATGGAGGGTTCATTGAGTTTCACCTCAATGTGGAACATGGAATTATTAAGAACATAAAGATCTATGGTGATTTTTTCAGCCGCCATGAGATCTCAGAGATGGAAAGCCTGTTGCGCGACACCCGCCATGATGAAGCAATTATCCTTAAGAAACTAAAACCCTTGCCCTTTGATGACTATTTTCATAATGTCTTGCCTGAAGAATTTGTAAAAGGGCTTTTTTAA